In Paenarthrobacter sp. GOM3, a single window of DNA contains:
- a CDS encoding SRPBCC family protein, whose product MTENAIRLERTFPHPKDAVWAALTTPELLARWWAPGDIAPVVGHRFTMDMGGWGQQQCEVTAVEPGESITFVFAEGALDTTITWTLETVDAGTTLHFEHAGFNLDSPMGRQAIEGMGNGWPGLLTRIDQVLINAS is encoded by the coding sequence ATGACTGAGAACGCGATCCGCCTCGAGCGCACCTTCCCCCACCCCAAGGATGCCGTGTGGGCAGCCCTGACAACGCCCGAACTCCTCGCCCGCTGGTGGGCACCCGGCGACATCGCGCCCGTGGTCGGCCACCGGTTCACCATGGACATGGGCGGCTGGGGCCAGCAGCAGTGCGAAGTCACCGCCGTCGAGCCGGGCGAGTCCATCACCTTCGTCTTCGCCGAAGGCGCCTTGGACACGACCATCACCTGGACGCTTGAAACGGTCGACGCCGGGACAACACTTCACTTCGAACACGCCGGCTTCAACCTGGACTCACCCATGGGACGTCAGGCCATCGAAGGCATGGGCAACGGCTGGCCGGGCCTCCTCACCCGCATCGACCAGGTGTTGATCAACGCCAGCTAG
- a CDS encoding ArsR/SmtB family transcription factor: protein MLPDVFGALANPSRRTILDTLLAGPLTAGELTGRLELSRSSASEHLTVLKEAGLIREERQGRHRIYHLQPQGLREVSGWLQHYERYWNQRLDALADLLDGQSTEQEDTHD from the coding sequence GTGCTTCCCGACGTCTTCGGCGCCCTCGCGAACCCATCGCGGCGCACCATCCTCGACACCCTTCTCGCAGGCCCCCTGACCGCGGGCGAACTGACGGGGCGATTGGAACTCAGCCGCTCATCGGCGTCGGAACATCTGACCGTCCTCAAAGAAGCAGGCTTGATCCGCGAGGAACGTCAGGGCCGGCACAGGATCTACCATCTCCAGCCGCAGGGACTGCGTGAAGTCAGCGGCTGGCTGCAGCACTACGAGCGCTACTGGAACCAGAGGCTCGATGCCTTGGCCGACCTACTGGACGGCCAATCTACAGAACAGGAAGACACCCATGACTGA
- a CDS encoding MarR family winged helix-turn-helix transcriptional regulator encodes MDRDAVDMILEQWNKERPDVDVSSMGVLGRLNRASRLASLDVQKFMNQFGLEPWEFDVLATLRRSAAEAPLTPGRLASLTMIGSAAMTNRVDRLVSRGLVHRETNPENRRQLLISLTPEGLALVDDVVEHHVENQQKMLEGLSKTERVQLANLLRKFLLTNHDGEPS; translated from the coding sequence ATGGACCGCGACGCAGTGGACATGATTCTTGAGCAGTGGAACAAGGAACGACCCGACGTGGACGTCAGCTCCATGGGCGTTCTGGGCCGGCTCAACAGGGCGAGCCGCCTCGCCTCTCTGGACGTGCAGAAATTCATGAACCAGTTCGGACTGGAGCCCTGGGAGTTCGACGTCCTGGCAACACTGCGCCGGTCGGCGGCCGAGGCGCCGTTGACGCCGGGTCGACTCGCCAGCCTCACCATGATCGGTTCGGCGGCCATGACCAACCGCGTAGATCGGCTGGTATCGCGCGGCCTGGTTCACCGCGAGACCAACCCCGAGAACCGCCGGCAGCTACTCATCAGCCTCACGCCAGAGGGACTCGCCTTGGTGGACGACGTGGTGGAGCACCACGTCGAAAACCAACAGAAGATGCTCGAGGGCCTGTCCAAGACTGAGCGGGTGCAGCTGGCGAACCTGCTGCGCAAGTTCCTGCTAACAAACCACGACGGCGAACCCTCCTAA
- a CDS encoding EamA family transporter, with the protein MRSSAAVASRAGAGVSKASPRDLFITALAPMVWGSTYLVTTEFLPADRPLLAATVRALPAGIVLMLVTRTWPRGSWWFKAAALGALNIGLFFFLLFFTAYQLPGGLAALVMSIQPLFVLFLGVLLLGERIRKAHIIACAVGAAGVGLLVLRSDATLTLVGVLAGMAAALSMAAGIVLTKRWGRPDGVGLLGFTGLQLAMGGVMLLPVTLVVEGLPGSVTVPNMAGFAYLSVIGALAAYAVWFRGIQRLPTMVVSFLGFLSPLVATVLGFVFLGESLSGWQLVGAVLVLGSVFLVQRAVREPSGSATPQKAETLRDRRS; encoded by the coding sequence ATGCGTTCATCCGCAGCAGTAGCCAGCAGGGCGGGAGCTGGGGTGTCCAAGGCATCCCCTCGCGACCTCTTCATCACCGCCCTTGCCCCGATGGTCTGGGGATCCACCTACCTGGTGACCACGGAGTTCCTCCCCGCGGATCGGCCGCTCCTGGCTGCGACCGTGCGGGCCCTGCCAGCTGGGATCGTGCTCATGTTGGTCACCCGAACGTGGCCGCGGGGGAGTTGGTGGTTCAAAGCGGCGGCGCTGGGTGCGCTGAACATCGGGTTGTTCTTCTTCCTCCTGTTCTTTACTGCGTACCAATTGCCGGGTGGGCTTGCAGCGCTGGTCATGTCCATCCAGCCTTTGTTTGTTCTGTTCCTTGGCGTGCTGTTGCTGGGGGAGAGGATCCGCAAGGCGCACATCATTGCCTGTGCGGTGGGAGCCGCAGGCGTCGGCTTGCTCGTCCTGCGATCCGACGCGACGCTGACTCTTGTGGGTGTGCTCGCCGGGATGGCGGCGGCGCTGAGCATGGCGGCCGGCATAGTTCTCACCAAACGCTGGGGAAGGCCCGACGGCGTGGGGCTGCTTGGGTTTACCGGCCTGCAGTTGGCGATGGGTGGAGTCATGCTGTTGCCGGTGACGCTGGTGGTTGAGGGACTGCCTGGGTCGGTTACTGTTCCGAACATGGCGGGGTTCGCGTACTTGAGCGTGATCGGTGCTCTTGCTGCTTACGCGGTGTGGTTTAGGGGGATCCAGCGGTTGCCGACGATGGTGGTGTCGTTCCTGGGATTCTTGAGTCCGCTGGTGGCTACGGTGCTGGGGTTCGTGTTCTTGGGGGAGTCGTTGTCGGGGTGGCAGTTGGTGGGGGCGGTATTGGTGCTGGGGTCGGTGTTTTTGGTGCAGCGGGCGGTCCGGGAGCCTTCCGGGTCGGCAACTCCCCAAAAGGCTGAGACGCTGAGGGATCGACGGAGCTGA
- a CDS encoding DUF6308 family protein, whose translation MALPEILSPARVDEAAALVSEYYTKLYRHGIPQTGSRFDDWAGGGERAEVANAITADDLLAVSFLSVQVPPPAIIGLLETREAEVAKLLEEIPTGLDLAAVSADEYEAVLGALSPANKLWRLLRGTDTYRWGIGPTTASKIMARKRPRLVPIYDSVVGPLMGLNNNDTQWRTWHTVLTDGGGLPDRLTAIRKKSGIDLQISQLRTMDVVLWMHGKKLGMNVQDDADISS comes from the coding sequence ATGGCCTTGCCGGAAATTCTCTCACCCGCGCGCGTAGACGAGGCTGCTGCTCTCGTCAGCGAGTATTACACTAAGCTTTACCGCCACGGGATCCCTCAGACCGGCAGTCGTTTCGACGACTGGGCCGGAGGAGGCGAGCGGGCTGAGGTGGCAAATGCCATCACGGCAGATGATCTCCTCGCCGTTTCCTTCCTATCGGTGCAAGTACCACCTCCCGCGATAATCGGGCTCCTTGAAACACGTGAAGCGGAGGTTGCGAAGCTGCTCGAAGAGATTCCGACCGGCTTGGATCTGGCAGCTGTTTCGGCCGACGAGTACGAAGCCGTCCTTGGTGCCCTGAGTCCTGCCAACAAGCTCTGGCGTTTGCTACGAGGCACAGACACGTACCGGTGGGGAATCGGGCCCACCACGGCGAGCAAGATAATGGCCCGGAAGCGCCCTCGCCTCGTCCCTATCTACGATTCTGTGGTGGGGCCGCTCATGGGTCTGAACAACAATGACACTCAATGGCGGACTTGGCACACTGTTCTGACCGATGGAGGCGGGCTCCCTGACCGGCTGACGGCAATAAGGAAAAAATCCGGAATTGACCTGCAAATTTCTCAACTGCGTACCATGGACGTCGTCCTCTGGATGCACGGCAAGAAGCTAGGCATGAACGTTCAGGACGATGCGGATATCAGTTCGTAG
- a CDS encoding LEM-3-like GIY-YIG domain-containing protein encodes MKIDQKVLEQAAEHLGNYVYMLLDPRTSVPFYVGKGSRTRVADHGLEAEALSSSEDESAVEHSRKIRTIQEIRAAGFEPDIWILRHGMSSEYTQVEAAAIDLLSTFLVKPAPDLHPLANLDRLTNERRESSKGHGIETLAHIVAEFGAPQLAPQTPPLLLITLKQWVDLEEPLPDGGTRAGYGFRTEWLSASDKSLIAAELGDSVRAWWRIDPKAVERLRVKHVVAVHRGVTRGLFQIRPGSWELDAETGRRGFSVDPVLSGPLHDQVVGRYGYRTPPKKRGDISAFTYWPKQ; translated from the coding sequence ATGAAAATTGATCAGAAGGTTTTGGAACAGGCGGCCGAGCACTTGGGCAACTATGTATACATGCTCCTGGATCCAAGAACGTCAGTACCCTTTTACGTAGGCAAAGGTTCGCGGACTCGTGTGGCCGACCACGGGCTCGAAGCAGAAGCATTGTCCTCGTCCGAGGACGAATCGGCAGTTGAGCATTCTCGCAAGATCCGAACCATCCAGGAAATTCGTGCGGCAGGATTCGAGCCAGACATCTGGATACTGCGACATGGCATGAGCTCGGAGTACACGCAGGTGGAGGCCGCGGCCATAGACCTCTTGTCGACATTCTTAGTGAAGCCGGCACCAGACTTACACCCGCTGGCCAACCTCGACCGGTTGACCAATGAGCGGCGCGAATCCTCGAAGGGCCATGGAATAGAAACGTTGGCGCATATAGTGGCGGAATTCGGTGCTCCTCAGCTTGCTCCTCAAACTCCTCCTCTTCTACTTATTACGCTAAAGCAGTGGGTAGATCTGGAGGAACCTCTACCTGATGGCGGAACGCGCGCTGGCTATGGTTTCCGAACTGAATGGCTGAGCGCCTCCGATAAGTCGCTAATCGCGGCTGAACTCGGTGACTCGGTGAGAGCATGGTGGCGTATCGATCCAAAAGCCGTGGAGAGACTGAGAGTCAAACACGTGGTGGCCGTCCACCGCGGAGTAACGCGAGGCCTATTTCAAATCCGACCGGGCAGTTGGGAGTTGGACGCCGAAACGGGTCGCCGTGGGTTCAGCGTGGACCCTGTTCTGAGCGGACCCTTGCACGACCAGGTCGTGGGAAGGTATGGCTATCGGACGCCTCCAAAAAAGCGTGGCGACATTAGCGCCTTTACCTACTGGCCCAAGCAGTAG
- a CDS encoding SIR2 family NAD-dependent protein deacylase: MATVVDLPRYGLAPALLATLPSTGAITLNYDRLFEMACADAHQPRTVLPENVPSVGGEWLLKLHGSVSKPDTIVLTRDDYLGFNSSRAALSALVKAHLLTHHLLFVGFGLADDHFHEIVHDVRRAMPSHDPERQQMGTVLSLFDEPHQRLVWSDKLDILPMAGSCPNGTTSKDERDAAIQEAGRDMEIFLDMTAAYAADDHSYLLAPAYTQGLSTDEIELRRTLLSLAMQQQSPATAEVWSVISKTLTNLGFDPDAVYTDRAVDEN, encoded by the coding sequence GTGGCCACCGTCGTCGATCTACCTCGTTATGGACTAGCGCCGGCTCTCCTGGCAACCTTGCCGTCCACTGGCGCCATCACACTCAACTACGATCGTCTCTTCGAGATGGCATGCGCTGACGCCCACCAACCGCGAACTGTACTACCTGAGAATGTCCCAAGCGTTGGCGGCGAGTGGCTGTTGAAGCTCCATGGCTCAGTCAGCAAACCGGACACAATCGTCCTAACCCGGGACGACTATCTCGGCTTCAACAGCAGTCGCGCGGCCTTGTCCGCCTTGGTCAAAGCACACCTACTGACACATCACTTGCTGTTCGTCGGCTTTGGCCTTGCCGATGACCATTTCCACGAGATCGTTCACGACGTGCGAAGGGCCATGCCGAGCCACGACCCGGAACGGCAGCAGATGGGCACGGTTCTTAGCCTGTTTGACGAGCCGCACCAACGGCTGGTCTGGTCCGACAAACTTGACATCCTGCCCATGGCCGGCTCGTGCCCCAACGGGACAACAAGCAAGGACGAACGGGATGCAGCCATTCAAGAGGCCGGCCGCGACATGGAAATCTTCCTGGACATGACAGCTGCATACGCCGCCGACGACCACTCGTATCTGCTTGCTCCCGCATACACACAAGGCCTCAGCACGGACGAGATTGAACTGCGTCGGACTCTGTTGTCACTTGCAATGCAGCAACAGTCACCGGCCACCGCGGAAGTATGGAGTGTCATAAGCAAGACGCTGACCAATTTGGGCTTCGACCCCGATGCGGTCTACACAGACAGGGCAGTGGATGAAAATTGA
- a CDS encoding DUF7255 family protein: MPVGDCENAFVEAALEHGIRLVRYKKPWLNQRDHFGLPDSASNVAVPLEEIFESLGGNAAEQPAKRTTPLPGDFIHESTGTLIEVDEMQHFTSFRLQTFSFYPDASPLGFDVKEYTSLCKRHSPSADKYRHTKSAAAFGVGGRLRQRAYYDALRDLATPAMGHPPLIRIPAPDGNGKAAFERNLERLLNALT, encoded by the coding sequence ATGCCAGTTGGGGATTGCGAAAATGCGTTTGTTGAGGCTGCACTTGAGCACGGTATTCGGCTCGTCCGTTACAAGAAGCCGTGGCTGAATCAACGAGACCACTTTGGCCTACCGGATTCCGCTTCCAATGTTGCCGTTCCGTTAGAGGAAATATTCGAATCGCTTGGGGGCAATGCTGCAGAGCAGCCCGCCAAACGAACGACGCCACTCCCGGGCGACTTCATACATGAAAGCACTGGGACGCTCATCGAAGTCGACGAGATGCAGCATTTCACGAGCTTTCGACTGCAGACCTTCAGCTTCTACCCTGACGCGTCGCCGCTGGGCTTTGACGTGAAGGAATATACGTCACTCTGTAAACGCCACTCACCGTCGGCAGATAAGTATAGACATACAAAGTCCGCCGCCGCCTTCGGCGTCGGTGGAAGGCTGAGACAACGCGCCTATTACGACGCATTGCGCGATCTTGCTACGCCCGCCATGGGACACCCTCCCCTGATCCGCATCCCCGCACCGGATGGTAATGGCAAAGCCGCCTTTGAGCGTAACCTCGAGCGGCTCCTGAATGCCCTCACATGA
- a CDS encoding DUF3427 domain-containing protein — protein sequence MDTFNGGTAGNSLPEGLYELLHTTALAANLELVPELQASVTKVDENDTPDILSRHVADAVRNALTEAKPEDRVALANRLLAEIQTNNQITPGPRQLLSLHRPDALKRRQLRRPTTKLSDSALLTNNKDEPNLAAELRTEIESANTVDLVCAFVRWTGLRLLEPALEQLRERGVKLRVITTTYMGATERRAIDELVRRYDAEVKISYETQATRLHAKAWLFRRDTGFDTAYVGSSNLSQAALLDGLEWNVRLSSVATPDLLKKFEVTFDSYWEQRAFQSYDPDRDGDKLDAALERNGGKRTSAPDAVTGLEIVPFLHQEEMLEDLEAERSKGFNRNLLVAATGTGKTVIAALDYKRLSEAAGRPLTLLFVAHRQEILKQSLRAYRNVLQNGAFGELYVADHKPKYWNHVFASVQSLASLGVQTLDPDQFDVVVIDEFHHAMAPTYRQLLDHLKPQQFVGLTATPERGDGGNVANEYFGGRTASELRLWDALDADLLVPFHYFGVSDDVDLSQLEWKRGNYDTAQLDRLYTGNDARAAKVIRELRDKVTGTEHMRALGFCVSVQHAHYMAKVFHAAGIASVTVDGATDEAERARALDQLRNREINCIFAVDLFNEGLDIPQVDTILMLRPTQSATIFLQQLGRGLRRADDKAVLTVLDFIGQQRREFRFDLRYRALTGYGRTELKKAVEDEFPFLPSGSQIVLDRVAQKVVLDNIKSQLRLNRAQLVRDIASYAETELAAYLRESGSDLKSIYRSTRDSWTGYLRQARLIEGFSGLESVLKGTHHDRSDSEEKKLLGRMAALIHVDDPERAEAYTMLVGADAPRYPELRPREQTFARMLFYTLWDDGGGFNTYDDGLDHLRSYPFVCSEIRQIVSLGAAASKHAAKGLGAGLQHIPLLSHATYRREEILAALEYGSLERGRNVQHREGVAWCPATATDAFFVTLNKDDKKHSATTMYRDYAISPDLFHWESQNSTSPSSPVGRRYLDRKANDSRILLFTRDSAEDETGLTVPYTCLGQVDYVQHAGERPIAITWKLHRPMPADVFATAAAVAQ from the coding sequence GTGGATACATTCAATGGGGGAACTGCAGGAAACAGCCTTCCAGAAGGGCTGTACGAACTTCTTCATACGACAGCACTCGCAGCCAACCTCGAACTGGTGCCGGAGCTACAAGCGTCAGTGACCAAGGTGGACGAGAACGACACACCGGACATTCTCTCCCGGCACGTCGCCGATGCGGTCCGAAACGCACTCACGGAGGCGAAGCCCGAAGATCGAGTTGCCCTGGCCAACCGCTTGCTCGCCGAGATCCAAACAAACAATCAGATCACTCCGGGCCCCCGGCAGTTGCTCTCGCTGCATCGACCAGATGCGTTGAAACGGCGACAGCTCAGGCGCCCCACAACCAAGCTTAGCGATTCGGCACTTCTGACAAACAACAAGGACGAGCCAAATCTCGCCGCCGAGCTCCGAACGGAAATTGAGTCAGCCAACACCGTCGATCTCGTCTGCGCATTCGTGCGATGGACCGGTTTGCGACTCCTAGAACCAGCACTAGAGCAACTTCGCGAGCGTGGCGTGAAACTCAGAGTCATCACCACGACGTATATGGGAGCTACTGAGCGTCGCGCGATCGATGAACTGGTACGTCGCTATGACGCCGAAGTGAAAATCAGCTACGAAACTCAAGCCACCCGGCTCCACGCAAAAGCCTGGCTGTTTCGGCGGGACACAGGCTTTGACACTGCGTACGTGGGCAGCTCCAATCTCAGCCAGGCAGCGCTTCTAGATGGCCTTGAATGGAACGTGCGACTTAGTTCCGTGGCGACGCCGGACCTGCTCAAGAAGTTCGAGGTTACTTTCGATAGCTACTGGGAACAACGGGCATTTCAAAGCTACGATCCCGATCGTGACGGCGACAAGCTCGACGCCGCCCTCGAACGCAACGGCGGCAAGCGAACCTCCGCCCCGGATGCTGTCACGGGTCTCGAAATTGTGCCTTTCCTTCATCAAGAGGAAATGCTTGAGGACCTCGAAGCCGAGCGATCAAAAGGATTCAACAGGAATCTCCTTGTGGCCGCTACCGGCACCGGAAAAACGGTCATAGCAGCTCTCGACTATAAACGGCTCTCTGAAGCGGCCGGAAGACCTCTGACGCTGCTTTTCGTGGCACATCGGCAGGAGATCCTGAAACAGTCGCTCCGTGCGTACCGGAATGTACTTCAGAATGGCGCGTTCGGAGAACTTTACGTCGCTGACCACAAGCCAAAGTACTGGAACCATGTCTTCGCCTCAGTGCAATCGCTTGCGTCACTTGGCGTGCAGACGCTTGATCCCGATCAATTCGACGTAGTAGTCATCGATGAGTTCCACCACGCCATGGCGCCCACGTATCGGCAACTCCTCGATCATTTGAAACCTCAGCAGTTCGTCGGGCTGACCGCTACTCCAGAACGGGGCGACGGCGGCAACGTCGCCAATGAGTATTTCGGCGGCCGCACTGCAAGCGAGCTTCGTCTTTGGGATGCCTTGGACGCTGACCTCCTTGTACCGTTCCACTACTTCGGTGTCTCTGACGACGTAGATCTAAGCCAACTGGAATGGAAACGCGGCAACTACGACACCGCGCAATTGGATCGCTTGTATACGGGCAATGATGCCCGGGCCGCTAAGGTCATACGTGAGCTCCGAGACAAAGTCACTGGGACCGAACACATGCGCGCCCTGGGCTTCTGCGTTTCGGTCCAACATGCCCACTACATGGCAAAGGTGTTTCATGCGGCCGGTATCGCATCAGTAACAGTGGACGGTGCCACTGATGAGGCCGAACGAGCGCGCGCACTCGACCAGCTTCGAAACCGGGAGATCAACTGCATTTTCGCCGTGGATCTGTTCAATGAAGGCCTGGATATCCCGCAGGTGGACACTATCTTGATGCTGCGCCCCACCCAAAGTGCCACGATCTTCTTACAGCAACTGGGACGCGGCCTACGCCGAGCGGACGACAAGGCTGTACTCACAGTCCTCGATTTTATTGGCCAACAACGACGTGAATTCCGGTTTGATCTTCGATACCGGGCTCTGACGGGGTACGGGAGGACGGAGTTGAAGAAGGCAGTAGAGGATGAGTTTCCGTTCCTGCCGTCGGGCTCTCAGATCGTGCTCGATCGGGTGGCGCAGAAAGTGGTCCTGGACAACATCAAGTCACAGCTGCGCTTAAACCGCGCACAGTTGGTTCGGGACATAGCCTCATATGCGGAAACCGAGTTGGCCGCGTATCTACGAGAATCGGGCAGCGATCTGAAGTCCATCTACCGGTCAACCCGCGATTCGTGGACGGGCTACCTCCGCCAAGCGCGATTGATTGAGGGCTTTTCAGGACTTGAGTCCGTGCTCAAGGGAACACATCACGACCGTTCTGATTCGGAGGAGAAGAAGCTCCTGGGACGCATGGCCGCTCTCATTCACGTCGATGATCCAGAGCGAGCGGAGGCCTACACCATGCTTGTGGGTGCGGATGCGCCCCGCTACCCGGAGCTGCGCCCACGAGAACAGACATTCGCGCGGATGTTGTTCTATACGCTCTGGGACGACGGAGGCGGTTTCAATACGTACGACGACGGTCTTGACCACCTGCGCAGCTACCCGTTCGTGTGCAGCGAGATCAGGCAGATTGTCAGTCTGGGAGCTGCGGCATCGAAACACGCTGCGAAGGGTTTAGGTGCCGGGCTCCAACACATCCCACTGCTCTCTCATGCAACCTACCGGCGCGAGGAGATTCTGGCCGCGCTCGAATATGGCTCACTCGAACGCGGGAGGAATGTGCAACATCGCGAGGGGGTCGCGTGGTGTCCAGCCACAGCGACCGACGCCTTCTTCGTCACGCTTAACAAGGACGACAAGAAACACTCCGCGACCACCATGTACAGGGACTACGCCATCAGCCCGGACCTGTTCCACTGGGAGTCGCAGAACAGCACGTCGCCCTCCAGCCCGGTTGGTAGGCGCTATTTGGACCGGAAAGCCAACGACTCGCGAATCCTGCTGTTTACCCGAGACTCCGCTGAGGATGAAACTGGCTTGACGGTTCCCTACACGTGTCTAGGGCAGGTGGACTACGTCCAACATGCCGGTGAGAGGCCGATTGCGATTACTTGGAAGCTGCACCGGCCGATGCCTGCAGACGTATTCGCGACTGCTGCGGCTGTGGCGCAGTAG
- the brxL gene encoding BREX system Lon protease-like protein BrxL — protein MSENIDVTQVPPVEDTYDTEPTKGVAPSELDRKINEHFAGAVVRKDLVKAVKGNAIVPSYVLEYLLGQYAASDDEATIQAGIDKVRDILAQHYVHRNESELVKSKIKERGRYRIIDKVSVTLNEKDDVYHASFANLGISSVIVDSATVNAHQKLLVGGVWCLCDVEYFHTEDNRVSPWILGSLKPIQMSNFDYDGYLDARAKFTTDEWIDLLIQSIGFDPDKFGRRGKLLQLVRLIPFVERNYNLVELGPKGTGKSHVYSEFSPHGMLISGGEVTVPKLFVNNANGRLGLVGYWDVVAFDEFAGKKKRTDKALVDIMKNYMANKSFSRGVETLGAEASMVFVGNTSHTVPYMLKHSDLFDELPESYHDPAYLDRLHFYIPGWEVDTIRSEMFSTGYGFVVDYIAEVLRSMRNLDYSDRYHKHFTLGSDISTRDRDAIHKTFSGLMKLLYPHDQATRLEVEEILCFAIEGRKRVKDQILRIDATMAAVNFGYASLGGGWSAVTTLEEDEYPTYYHRSNAPAPSGGTSADTEVPVATAASQAVPKSAPGPVQAELFQGQRDFVENQRGISYETLFMPYLRDATEIELHDPYIRMNHQGRNLVELLALMAAAKDPADEITVNLFTVLDEDPEHQTKQLRMLNDIVQAAAHQGIKVNVAKDPGGHDRWIRTDNGWRINLGRGLDIFQKSDGGWFDFGTSRQEFRQVRAFGITYIRESETG, from the coding sequence TTGAGCGAGAACATCGATGTAACCCAAGTACCGCCGGTCGAGGACACCTATGACACCGAGCCCACGAAGGGTGTCGCGCCAAGCGAGTTGGATCGCAAGATCAACGAACACTTCGCAGGGGCCGTGGTCCGGAAAGACCTCGTCAAGGCGGTCAAGGGCAACGCAATCGTGCCCTCATATGTGCTGGAGTATCTGCTCGGCCAGTACGCGGCATCTGACGATGAGGCCACTATCCAGGCGGGTATCGACAAGGTGCGTGACATCCTCGCTCAGCATTACGTGCACCGTAACGAGTCTGAGCTTGTGAAGTCGAAGATCAAAGAGCGCGGACGTTACCGGATCATCGACAAGGTCAGCGTCACTCTCAACGAAAAGGACGACGTCTACCACGCCTCGTTCGCGAACCTTGGGATCAGCAGCGTGATCGTCGATTCCGCTACCGTCAATGCCCACCAGAAGCTGCTTGTTGGAGGCGTGTGGTGCCTATGCGACGTCGAGTACTTCCACACCGAAGACAACCGTGTGTCGCCCTGGATCCTTGGGTCACTCAAACCGATTCAGATGTCGAACTTCGATTACGATGGGTATCTCGATGCACGCGCGAAGTTCACCACCGATGAATGGATCGACCTGCTGATCCAGTCGATCGGATTTGACCCCGACAAGTTCGGGCGCAGGGGCAAGCTGCTGCAGTTGGTGCGTCTGATCCCGTTCGTGGAGCGCAACTACAACCTCGTAGAGCTGGGCCCCAAGGGTACCGGCAAGTCGCACGTCTACTCGGAATTCTCGCCGCACGGCATGCTCATTTCGGGTGGAGAGGTGACTGTGCCAAAGCTGTTCGTGAACAACGCGAACGGTCGCCTCGGCCTCGTCGGGTACTGGGATGTCGTCGCTTTCGATGAGTTTGCAGGCAAGAAAAAGCGTACGGATAAGGCGCTTGTCGACATCATGAAGAACTACATGGCAAATAAGTCGTTCTCCCGCGGTGTAGAGACACTTGGCGCCGAGGCATCAATGGTTTTCGTGGGCAACACCTCGCACACCGTGCCGTACATGCTCAAGCACTCCGACCTGTTTGACGAGCTGCCCGAGAGCTACCACGACCCCGCGTACCTCGACCGGTTGCACTTCTACATCCCCGGGTGGGAAGTTGACACGATCCGGAGCGAGATGTTCTCGACCGGATACGGGTTCGTCGTCGACTACATCGCTGAGGTCCTTAGGTCGATGCGCAATCTCGACTACTCCGACCGCTACCACAAGCACTTCACGCTCGGATCCGACATCTCGACACGTGACCGCGATGCCATCCACAAGACCTTCTCTGGGCTGATGAAGCTGCTCTACCCGCATGACCAGGCGACTCGCTTGGAGGTCGAAGAGATACTGTGCTTCGCAATCGAAGGGCGCAAGCGGGTCAAGGACCAGATCCTCCGGATCGACGCCACTATGGCAGCGGTGAACTTCGGTTATGCCTCACTCGGTGGTGGCTGGTCAGCGGTAACGACGCTTGAAGAAGACGAATACCCGACGTACTACCATCGAAGCAATGCGCCGGCACCCTCCGGTGGGACATCGGCCGACACCGAAGTACCGGTTGCCACCGCGGCATCACAGGCCGTTCCCAAGTCCGCGCCCGGCCCCGTTCAGGCGGAACTGTTTCAGGGACAACGGGACTTCGTGGAGAACCAACGCGGCATCTCCTACGAGACGTTGTTCATGCCGTATCTGCGAGATGCGACAGAGATCGAACTGCACGACCCATACATCCGCATGAATCACCAAGGCCGCAATCTCGTCGAACTGCTCGCACTCATGGCTGCGGCAAAGGACCCCGCAGACGAGATCACAGTCAACCTGTTCACAGTGCTCGACGAAGACCCCGAACACCAGACGAAGCAACTCCGCATGCTCAACGACATCGTTCAGGCAGCCGCTCACCAAGGCATCAAAGTCAACGTCGCGAAGGATCCCGGCGGCCACGACCGCTGGATCCGCACCGACAACGGCTGGCGCATCAACCTCGGCCGCGGCCTCGACATCTTCCAGAAGTCAGACGGCGGCTGGTTTGACTTCGGCACGAGCCGCCAGGAGTTCCGGCAGGTCCGCGCATTTGGCATTACGTACATCCGCGAGAGTGAGACAGGATAA